A portion of the Plasmodium relictum strain SGS1 genome assembly, chromosome: 11 genome contains these proteins:
- a CDS encoding small subunit rRNA processing factor, putative, with translation MAKKKNYLSVDTSKIKFVENSESEDFEIEDDSNIENGSSDEETLSYGNEKNSDNDSMINLEESSLNKKKKKNIYDDDEDEDEDENEDEDEDDEKEEEEEEADKDKKDDFIKISWNKNKRNYYQKESEDSSSEDEEDKNERIKEAIYLSKKEKENLNENDFDLYNIYMNEEDNKQTKDKEVNDFNKKKDTIKQLISDINDDLKEKKKEIKIENKDKKEVEELIISEQQEYKILLKELSHNIQKVFNEIKENKKLFEFKDINENNVNPSDINKNTLLYLKKKNETLLTYIIYIIYYVFLKIMNCYSHNHPVLDKLIYMNTIISKTNELDNKIKFKIQQLNKSSENELEESDSSKGNEKKASKKEKEDKVIQRKVDAQHVEESIDGEERDNEEDTYDENEIDNDDEEDEEIDDENEIDNEDDDEEIDDENEIDNEDEEDDEEIDDENEIDNEDEEDKEEYDESEIDSEVNENEKNKNKKYKISKSIITEYTDSHIREREKEEKKKKREKIKNEKNAFLKEIKEMISKRPEKVEEENYIKKMEEKLMDFDEKILKNKMKKLSKKKYKINNLSNVGMTTNDLLKFVELPEMNQENNKSVEEKKIFRNNINKLKQMKKNKLVNNANDDFVSFKKFDRNKNINYSYKNQNKDSNNVMFGKVHAIEDEKIKSMLNFKKNKKEKRKILMENKNKEIRKKLVDEENEINDHRRIPNKKIIQNKGLVRKRKSTDGNARVHNRFKFMKKMKVYNSQHAKLKVHDNNYSGEKRGINPFIKKSIDIK, from the coding sequence atggcaaaaaaaaaaaattatttatcagTTGATacaagtaaaataaaattcgtTGAAAATTCTGAATCTGAAGATTTTGAAATTGAGGATGATAGTAATATTGAAAATGGTTCTTCTGATGAAGAAACTTTAAGCTatggaaatgaaaaaaatagtgACAATGATTCCATGATAAATTTAGAAGAATcttcattaaataaaaaaaaaaaaaaaaatatatatgatgaCGATGAGGATGAAGATGAGGATGAgaatgaagatgaagatgaagatgatgAAAAGGAAGAAGAGGAGGAAGAAGCAGATAAAGACAAAAAAGATGATTTTATCAAAATATCGTGGaataagaataaaagaaattactATCAAAAGGAAAGTGAAGATTCCTCAAGTGAGGATGaagaagataaaaatgaaagaatAAAAGAAGCTATTTACTTaagtaaaaaagaaaaagaaaatttaaatgaaaatgattttgatttatataatatttatatgaatgAAGAAGATAACAAGCAAACCAAAGATAAAGAGGTAAAtgatttcaataaaaaaaaggatactATTAAACAATTAATCAGTGATATAAATGatgatttaaaagaaaaaaaaaaagaaataaaaatagaaaataaagataaaaaagaagttGAAGAATTAATTATAAGCGAACAACaagaatataaaattcttttaaaagaattatcacataatattcaaaaagtattcaatgaaataaaagaaaataaaaaactattTGAATTTAAAGATAtcaatgaaaataatgttaATCCATcagatattaataaaaatactttaCTATAtcttaagaaaaaaaatgaaacacTATTGAcatatattatatacattatatattatgttttcctaaaaattatgaattgTTATAGTCATAATCATCCTGTCTTAGATAAATTGATTTATATGAATACTATTATATCTAAAACAAATGAAttagataataaaataaaattcaaaattCAACAATTAAATAAATCATCGGAAAATGAACTAGAAGAATCAGATTCATCAAaaggaaatgaaaaaaaggcttctaaaaaagaaaaagaagacaAAGTGATCCAAAGAAAAGTTGATGCACAACATGTAGAAGAGTCAATTGATGGTGAAGAAAGAGATAACGAAGAGGATACatatgatgaaaatgaaatagatAACGACgatgaagaagatgaagaaatagatgatgaaaatgaaatagatAACGAAGATGATGATGAAGAAATAgatgatgaaaatgaaatagataatgaagatgaagaagatgatgaagaaatagatgatgaaaatgaaatagataatgaagatgaagaagataAAGAAGAATATGATGAAAGTGAAATAGATAGTGAagttaatgaaaatgaaaaaaataaaaacaaaaaatataaaattagtaaAAGTATTATAACAGAATACACAGATAGTCATATTAGAGAAAGGgaaaaggaagaaaaaaaaaaaaaaagagaaaaaattaaaaatgagaaaaatgCATTTTTAAAGGAAATCAAGGAAATGATTTCAAAGAGACCAGAAAAAgtagaagaagaaaattatataaagaaaatggaAGAAAAATTGATGGATTTtgatgaaaaaattttaaaaaacaaaatgaaaaagttaagcaaaaagaaatataaaataaataatttaagtaaCGTTGGAATGACTacaaatgatttattaaagtTTGTTGAATTACCTGAAATGAAccaagaaaataataaaagcgtagaagaaaaaaaaatatttcgaaacaatattaataaattaaagcaaatgaagaaaaataaattagtaAATAATGCTAATGATGACtttgtttcttttaaaaagtttgatagaaataaaaatataaattattcttataaaaatCAAAACAAAGATTCAAATAATGTTATGTTTGGAAAAGTACATGCAATAGAAGacgaaaaaattaaaagcatgttaaattttaaaaaaaataaaaaagaaaaaagaaaaattcttatggaaaataaaaataaagagataagaaaaaaattagttgatgaagaaaatgaaataaatgatcATAGAAGAATCCcaaataagaaaattatacAAAATAAGGGATTAGTAAGAAAAAGGAAATCAACTGATGGAAATGCGAGAGTACATAACAGATTTAAAtttatgaagaaaatgaaggtTTACAATAGTCAACATGCTAAATTAAAAGTTcatgataataattattcaGGAGAAAAAAGAGGAATAAATccattcataaaaaaatcaatagatatcaaataa
- a CDS encoding patatin-like phospholipase, putative — translation MVKNVYFFLVYLMYFFHMFSVSIRMQKNLFKYIKPISNKFNLIKIRKINIFRKEKQIKEVNIFNDVVNKYIGLELFFTKLNNVTNNKDKLNYIRFLHKIIEDKTCERLIFSNNNYMRIIIYVLNERFLLIKKNEEKSEDLDYEIIYKILLIFKNLTKYKNFYHIILNNYTHKNTKISLLYIIMNILSGKNNNEKYKEANSIFNYFTSYFKNNDDVKNYISDDASVIDSNIKRENIKKSDIDEMKNKIFNIGRSILLKLKDEKLNVESRKNEQKLKKEDIIKDDKEKKNILTDKITLKQKKENIEMSKEENISKLKTTNNDQNNFGEKKYNENFNKKEQILTSKNKEEQQNNIEKVNNLSGKNSDEVNVDSDNLINNEKKENYNENLKNFEKNNDLSKETSNQLKYIKNYEENFDERMNNKINEIIDSSEGNVLFLPFYINKNSKDNILTSVIVNFQNKKNIIIYKKETNGKKKKNELRRDNILECIGDEYNCNNYYDIYENYAEDDLDILRYEKKKINKKIQTKDEKEDKKKGGKEDEKEKNENKIKEEEEEEEELEEELEDNEEKKGNHESKYDKNNINIVFNDVNDIKDKENEIETKTNTENENKSSTIKMGLLVLIRKGFNSKDENTILNKSKNQMTEEINNLKEELNNDNSRNVKNDTISSLEKEKNIYSYLNIYKYLSNINFKLFLFKRNNKKDQYSNGYEEIYLKNNNKKGKNKIDTFVLTGYVKFNLELLKYFKINDEDNKIKSNNISIMNPYLNLVLLKNYIESLFGYININDYLTNKLLKLLYEMLIENKNSVIYNLYYYTILKKENFEKIIKILSKNVKNNLNKANTTLMLRILYILCFQHSLYKNITKNDNKKEKIDLLYKNIIKYIGDLENESFIKELQKREKLIECLKLLSLFFENKYRNQNSFYISDEKKEQFLYDNKIFKKKLNNIYNRHFICEYKDLIIIRKTNIILKALGVNMFDLYNDIIFTDREKKTHEYLMKENDIKKNFILYFNDMIRICFSKIKKFVIYQNKESNMYKEVDNDTVKDYQNQDITKGIFPNKKEEKDYLKSMNKEKSDISNEKEKANSIIIEQTKNNQMRTNIDNNINKKNDDIVNINEEEKENKKKYIYNLNNKEYISFDKFRNIIKNLKKKKKRKLRILCLDGGGIRGLLSIEILKCINSHLKKNIFEYFDIICGTSTGAIISILMGLEKAHLNEIEFLYNILINKIFQKDMYAVRNTRYLLKHSYYDSNILNNILNSFFKNIKMFHYNSDFYTPYVFTVSTQMNINPLQPIILKNYNINLNKIENDKDKVEEDKENSYHYNDINHNSINDDSYSNKTYDYINEEEKSNNNIHINKNINNLSIYKSFYNIFVKYVLRCTTAAPGFFNFFSFDNNIYADGAICFNNPTLLSLNELKLIFYNYVNKKKIGFFDKIKCLLRNKRKKEENVINLNDYIDCIVSVGTGKYKPQIINELNENKSYDTFLRWDVLLKQIVYSITNTELTHDICNNFLDNDKYFRFNCFINNIKLDETSPEIIMKLKQIGRRYFEDHKYNQEKLIKLVNILEDKNDIKEYSQLQKKMWKHSYIDSLKYKISNLFFPNEKKNYEVYPFHNNVTKNGYNEKLQHSRKNEEYNLHTSNKNMNEIKNNLNKKEKNTNSSYSNFNFNFINDNDKFDLNNIEEILDIINKNNSSLKKNNSSNGFFHFFKNLFYNNNKFLKKLEHMHKSNIFIKLKKEKNNYVNVVPNTGIRVLLNEIYFILLKKNLYFHTDENYSITDINQKEYDINIDKIIPSKKKNVQTTDKNEQETNNQIDRENIADNENQKLLEDIKEENINKDVSLNKSDNINKDYIVNELYTDSLNQNKKSENKYKINKSENEEKKFNIKDPSNSINEELLDIKKISNAVDNEDINKKTNLKNNKNYYQIDHDFFKKINEYSSNDKKSNIIQSLKNYFFRKYI, via the exons atggttaaaaatgtttatttttttttggtttacttaatgtatttttttcatatgttTTCAGTATCAATAAGAAtgcaaaaaaatttatttaagtatataaaacctatttcaaataaatttaatttaataaaaattagaaaaattaatatattcagAAAAGAAAAACAGATAAAAGAAgtgaatatttttaatgatgttgtaaataaatatatag gtCTTGAATTATTCTTCACGAAACTAAACAATGTAACCAATAACAaggataaattaaattatataagatttttacataaaataattgaaGACAAAACATGTGAGCGTTTGAtttttagtaataataattatatgaggataattatttatgttttaaatgaaagatttttgttaattaaaaaaaatgaagaaaaaagtgAGGATCTTGATTacgaaataatatataaaatattattaatatttaaaaatttaacaaaatataaaaatttttatcacaTAATTTTAAACAATTATACCCATAAAAATACCAAAATTTCCTTGTTATACAttattatgaatattttaagtGGAAAGAATaacaatgaaaaatataaagaagctaattctatttttaattattttacgtcttatttcaaaaataatgacgatgtaaaaaattatatttctgATGATGCATCCGTAATTGattcaaatataaaaagagaaaacattaaaaaaagtgatattgatgaaatgaaaaataaaatatttaatataggAAGAAGTATActgttaaaattaaaagatgaaaaactAAATGTTGAAAGTagaaaaaatgaacaaaaattaaaaaaagaagatattattaaggatgataaagaaaaaaaaaatatattaacagACAAGATAACactaaaacaaaaaaaagaaaatatagaaatgagtaaagaagaaaatattagTAAACTTAAAACTACTAATAATGATCAAAACAATTTTGgtgaaaaaaaatacaacgaaaattttaataaaaaagaacaaattttaacaagtaaaaataaagaagaacAACAAAACAACAtagaaaaagtaaataatttatcagGAAAAAATTCAGATGAAGTTAATGTTGATTCTGATAACttaattaataatgaaaaaaaagaaaattataatgaaaatttgaagaattttgaaaaaaataatgatttaagTAAGGAAACAAGTAatcaattaaaatatataaaaaattatgaagaaaattttGATGAACGAATGAATAACAagataaatgaaataattgaTAGTTCAGAAGGAAATGTATTATTTCttcctttttatattaacaaaaattccaaagataatattttaaCTAGTGTAATAGttaattttcaaaataaaaaaaatataataatttataaaaaagaaacaaatggtaaaaaaaaaaaaaatgaattaagaAGAGATAATATATTAGAATGTATAGGGGATGAATATAATTGTAATAACTATTATGACATATACGAGAATTATGCAGAAGACGATTTAGATATACTaagatatgaaaaaaaaaaaattaacaaaaaaatacaaacaaAGGATGAAAAGGAAGATAAAAAGAAAGGGGGAAAGgaagatgaaaaagaaaaaaatgaaaataaaataaaagaggaagaagaagaagaggaAGAACTAGAGGAGGAACTAGAggataatgaagaaaaaaaagggaaCCATGAAAGTAAATATGATAAGAACAATATTAATATTGTATTTAATGATGTCAATGATATAAAAGacaaagaaaatgaaatagaaaCGAAAACAAATAcagaaaatgaaaacaaaaGTAGCACAATAAAAATGGGTTTATTAGTATTAATTAGAAAAGGTTTTAATTCAAAAGATGAAAAtacaattttaaataaaagtaaaaatcaAATGactgaagaaataaataacttaaaagaagagttaaataatgataatagtaGAAATGTAAAGAATGATACTATTAGCTctttagaaaaagaaaaaaatatatatagttatttaaatatttataaatatttaagtaatataaatttcaaactatttttattcaaaaggaataataaaaaagatcaATATTCCAATGGATatgaagaaatatatttaaagaataataataaaaaagggaaaaataaaattgatacTTTTGTTCTTACTGGTTATGTGAAATTTAATTTAGAattgttaaaatattttaaaattaatgatgaagataataaaataaaaagtaataacATTAGTATAATGAATccatatttaaatttagtattacttaaaaattatattgaaTCCTTATTtggttatataaatataaatgattattTAACGAATAAATTgctaaaattattatatgaaaTGTTAATAGAGAACAAAAATTCTGtgatatataatttatattattacacaattttaaaaaaagaaaattttgaaaaaattattaaaatattatcgaaaaatgtaaaaaataatttaaataaagctAATACAACACTTATGTTAAGAATATTGTATATACTATGTTTTCAACACTCTTTATACAagaatataacaaaaaatgataataaaaaagaaaaaattgatCTTCTTTataagaatataataaaatacataGGAGATTTGGAAAATGAAAGTTTCATAAAAGAGTTacaaaaaagagaaaagtTAATTGAGtgtttaaaattattatctctattttttgaaaataaatatagaaatcaaaattctttttatatatctgaTGAAAAAAAGGAACAATTCTTgtatgataataaaatatttaaaaaaaaattaaataatatttataataggCATTTTATATGCGAATATAAggatttaattataattagaaaaacgaatattattttgaaaGCATTGGGGGTAAATATGTTCGATTTATATAAcgatattatttttacagatagagaaaaaaaaacacatgaatatttaatgaaggaaaatgatataaaaaaaaattttatcctTTATTTTAATGACATGATAAGAATATGTTTTtccaaaattaaaaaatttgttatttatCAAAATAAGGAAAGTAATATGTATAAAGAGGTAGATAATGATACTGTGAAAGATTATCAAAATCAAGATATAACAAAAGGAATATTTCCtaacaaaaaagaagaaaaagattatttaaaaagtatgaataaagaaaaaagtgatatttcaaatgaaaaagaGAAAGCCAATTCAATAATTATAGaacaaacaaaaaacaaTCAAATGAGAACAAATATTGACAAtaatatcaataaaaaaaatgatgatatTGTAAATAtcaatgaagaagaaaaagaaaataaaaaaaaatacatatataatttgaATAACAAAGAGTATATAAGTTTTGATAAATttagaaatataataaaaaacttaaaaaaaaaaaaaaaaagaaaattaagaATTTTATGTCTCGATGGAGGAGGAATTAGAGGACTACTATCAATcgaaatattaaaatgtattaatagtcacttaaaaaaaaatatatttgaataCTTTGATATTATTTGTGGAACAAGTACAGGAGCAATAATCTCTATTTTAATGGGTTTAGAAAAAGCacatttaaatgaaattgaatttttatataatatattgattaataaaatatttcaaaaagaCATGTATGCAGTAAGAAATACTAGATATTTATTGAAACATTCTTATTATGattcaaatattttaaataatattttaaattccttctttaaaaatattaaaatgttTCATTATAATTCTGATTTTTATACTCCATATGTATTTACAGTATCAACACAAATGAATATCAATCCTTTACAAccaattatattaaaaaattacaacatcaatttaaataaaatagaaaatgataaagatAAGGTAGAAGAAGACAAAGAAAATTCTTACCATTATAATGATATTAATCATAATAGTATTAATGATGATAGTTATAGTAATAAAACTTATGATTACATAAATGAGGAggaaaaaagtaataataacattcatataaataaaaatataaataatttaagtatatataagagtttttataatatatttgttaAATACGTTTTAAGATGCACTACTGCTGCACCTggattttttaattttttttcttttgataaCAATATATATGCTGATGGAGCTATTTGTTTTAATAACCCCACATTGTTAAGCCTAAATGaactaaaattaattttttataattatgtaaataaaaaaaaaataggattttttgataaaataaaatgtcttttaagaaataaaagaaagaaagaagaaaacgtaataaatttaaatgattataTTGATTGTATTGTAAGCGTTGGTACTGGTAAATATAAACctcaaataataaatgaattaaatgaaaataaaagttacGATACATTCTTACGTTGGGATGTTCTATTAAAACAAATTGTGTATTCCATCACTAACACTGAGCTTACACATGatatatgtaataattttcttgataatgataaatatttcaGATTTAATTGtttcattaataatattaaattagaTGAAACTTCTCCAGAAATTATTATGAAATTAAAGCAAATAGGAAGAAGATATTTTGAAGATCATAAATATAATCAAGAAAAATTAATCAAATTGGTAAATATACTAGAAGacaaaaatgatataaaagaatactcccaattacaaaaaaaaatgtggaAGCATTCTTATATAgattcattaaaatataaaatttccaatttgttttttccgaatgaaaaaaaaaattatgaagtaTATCCTTTTCATAATAATGTAACGAAAAATGGCTATAACGAAAAATTGCAGCATTCTCGAAAAAATGAGGAATATAATTTACATACTAGtaacaaaaatatgaatgaaattaaaaataatttaaacaagaaagaaaaaaatacgaATTCTTCATattctaattttaattttaacttCATTAATGACAATGATAAATTTGacttaaataatattgaagaaatattagatataataaataaaaacaacagttcacttaaaaaaaacaattctTCTAATggtttttttcatttttttaaaaatttgttttataataacaataaatttcttaaaaagTTAGAACATATGCATAAAAgcaatattttcattaaattaaaaaaggaaaaaaataattatgttaaTGTTGTTCCTAATACTGGTATAAGAgtattattaaatgaaatttattttatcttattaaaaaaaaatttgtattttCATACGGATGAAAATTATTCGATTACTGACATTAATCAAAAGGAATATGACATAAATATTGATAAGATTATtccatcaaaaaaaaaaaatgttcaaACAACTGATAAAAATGAACAAGAAACAAATAATCAAATAGATAGAGAAAATATAGCTGATAATGAAAATCAAAAGTTGTTAGAagatataaaagaagaaaatataaataaagatgTCAGTTTAAACAAAAGtgataatataaacaaaGATTATATTGTAAATGAATTGTACACTGATAGTTTAaatcaaaacaaaaaaagtgagaataaatataaaataaataaaagtgaaaacgaagaaaaaaaatttaatattaaagatCCATCAAATAGCATTAATGAAGAATTattagatataaaaaaaatttctaatgCTGTAGATAATGAAGACATAAATAAGAAAACaaacttaaaaaataataagaattaCTATCAAATAGATCAtgacttttttaaaaagataaatgaatattcgtctaatgataaaaaaagtaatataatacaatcattaaaaaattatttttttagaaagtatatataa
- a CDS encoding pyrroline-5-carboxylate reductase, putative, translating to MENIKLGFGQMGSALANGIMKYNIINKKNIYYHEPTKKNDTFNYLNSNKEVICVCDIIICAVKPDIVSNILKDIGPYLSSKLLISICAGIKIEKLEQLVGQNNKVARVMPNTPCLVGKSASTFCVNKNVSDIDKKYIIDIFSSCGIIYEIKEKDMDIATALIGSGPAYVYLFIESLIDAGVKNGLSRDLSKKLVLQTIRGSVHMINLSDLSVQQLKDNVCSPGGTTSVGLFTLEKNNFKYAIIDAVDAACEKSKLMSK from the exons atggaaaacATTAAACTAG GATTTGGGCAAATGGGTTCTGCATTAGCAAATGGAATAATGAagtataatataattaataaaaaaaatatttattatcatgaaccaacaaaaaaaaatgatacatTCAACTAtttaaattcaaataaagag gTTATATGTGTTTGTGATATAATTATTTGTGCCGTTAAACCGGATATCGTTTccaatatattaaaagatattggg ccTTATTTGTcttctaaattattaatttccaTTTGTGCCGGgataaaaattgaaaaattagaacaa ttAGTAGGACAGAATAATAAAGTAGCAAGGGTTATGCCTAACACTCCCTGTTTAGTTGGTAAAAGTGCTTCTACTTTctgtgtaaataaaaatgtgaGTGATATTGACAAAAAGTATATAATAGATATTTTCAGTTCTTGCGGaattatatatgaaataaaagaaaaagatatgGATATTGCAACAGCTCTAATTGGTTCAGGACCTGCTTATGTTTACTTATTCATAGAAAGTTTGATTGATGCAGGTGTCAAAAATGGATTATCAAGagatttatcaaaaaaattagtattGCAAACTATACGTGGTTCCGTTCACATGATTAATTTATCTGATTTATCAGTCCAACAATTAAAAGACAATGTTTGTTCACCCGGTGGTACTACGTCTGTAGGCTTATTCactttagaaaaaaataatttcaaatatgcaa TTATTGATGCTGTAGATGCAGCATGTGAAAAATCAAAGTTAATGAGTAAATGA
- a CDS encoding pyrroline-5-carboxylate reductase, putative gives MENIKLGFIGLGKMGSALANGIANANIVKKENIYYYGPSKKCNTFKYLNSNQEIARECNIIICAVKPDVACSVLKDIKTCLSEKLIISICAGIKIERLEQIVGENVKIVRVMPNTPCLVGEGSSTFCVNKNVNDIDKNYVISIFSSCGIIQEIKEKDMDIASSLIGACPAYVCLFIESLIDAGVKNGLSRELSKKLILKSIYGSVKLVEESNLPVQQLKDNVCSPGGITAEALFTLEKNQFKFAIVDAITAGCEKSKTMFK, from the exons atggaaaatattaaattag gatTTATTGGTCTAGGAAAAATGGGTTCTGCATTAGCAAATGGAATAGCTAATGCTAATATcgttaaaaaagaaaatatttattattatggGCCTTCAAAGAAATGCAACACATTCAAATATTTGAATTCTAATCAAGag ATTGCTCGTGAATgcaatataattatatgtgCTGTTAAACCAGATGTTGCTTGTTCTGtattaaaagatattaag acTTGCTTATCAGAGAAATTGATAATTTCTATTTGTGCTGGAATAAAAATCGAACGATTAGAGCAa atAGTTGGAGAGAATGTTAAAATAGTAAGGGTTATGCCCAATACCCCATGTTTGGTAGGTGAAGGTTCTTCTACTTTctgtgtaaataaaaatgtgaaTGATATTGATAAAAACTATGTGATAAGTATTTTTAGCTCTTGTGGGATTATACaggaaataaaagaaaaagacaTGGACATTGCATCATCATTAATTGGTGCATGTCCTGCTTACGTATGTTTATTCATTGAAAGTTTAATTGATGCCGGTGTCAAAAATGGATTATCAAGagaattatcaaaaaaactTATTTTAAAATCCATATATGGTTCTGTTAAATTAGTTGAAGAATCCAATCTACCAGTTCAACAATTAAAAGACAATGTTTGTTCACCTGGTGGTATTACAGCAGAAGCATTATTTACTTTAGAAAAAAACCAATTTAAATTTgcaa tTGTTGATGCTATAACCGCTGGTTGTGAAAAATCAAAAACAATGTTCAAATga